The proteins below are encoded in one region of Nocardioides marmorisolisilvae:
- a CDS encoding cation:proton antiporter, whose amino-acid sequence MVLDDIGPAPYLAVVLVVSVIAQWLAWQVRMPAILALLLVGFGLGRLVAPEQVLGREVLFGGVTIAVGIILFEGSMSLRLKHVRDLGKPVLRLCTVTVAIAWALITLTAWLLGFRLPLALLLGAILVVTGPTVIAPILRQLRPTRRVSSLLRWEGIVVDPLGALLAVLVFQGVLIGGLGEALPELLWAVVKTLLVSVAIALALGILLEFLMRRHAVPDFLHGVTFLAAAVGGLVGANAVQDQSGLLTVTILGVYVGNRPDLHVEHVAEFKEHLQVLFVGGLFVVLAGRISPRQILDVAPQALLFVLVLIVVVRPVSVLIGLWGTKVTRSERILLACMAPRGIVAAAVSSIFALAIASAAHDRPGLRTLAGQADRLVPVVFVVVVCTVAIYGFGVGRLAERLGLASPSPQGALFVGDQDWVVQAARVLDEGGIHTLVVSRHYRSLAGARMSGLPTVTANILSDYAVKDMELAGIGTLIACTPEEEVNATAAREFAHVLGRAHVYQLRRDQTEDRSGDQRKAEARHLSARFPFRPALSEPELEERVAAGMTVKRTRLSEAFTLDDFLARYGEQTVLMFAVKGDQLEVLHEGSKPPQTGVSVVALVHDRKDEAAGAG is encoded by the coding sequence CTCGCCGTCGTGCTGGTCGTCTCGGTCATCGCGCAGTGGCTGGCCTGGCAGGTGCGGATGCCGGCGATCCTGGCGCTGCTGCTCGTCGGCTTCGGGCTCGGACGGCTGGTTGCTCCCGAGCAGGTGCTGGGCCGCGAGGTGCTCTTCGGCGGGGTGACGATCGCCGTCGGGATCATCCTCTTCGAGGGGAGCATGTCGCTGCGGCTCAAGCACGTTCGCGACCTCGGCAAACCGGTGCTGCGGCTGTGCACCGTGACGGTGGCGATCGCCTGGGCGCTGATCACCCTGACTGCCTGGCTGCTGGGCTTCCGGCTCCCGCTGGCGCTGCTGCTGGGGGCGATCCTCGTGGTGACCGGGCCGACCGTGATCGCGCCGATCCTGCGCCAGCTGAGGCCGACCCGGCGGGTCTCGTCGCTGCTCCGGTGGGAGGGCATCGTGGTGGACCCCCTGGGTGCGCTGCTCGCCGTCCTCGTCTTCCAGGGTGTGCTGATCGGCGGGCTCGGCGAGGCCCTGCCCGAGCTGTTGTGGGCGGTGGTCAAGACCCTGCTGGTGTCGGTGGCGATCGCTCTCGCGCTCGGGATCCTGTTGGAGTTCTTGATGCGTCGACACGCGGTACCCGACTTCCTGCACGGGGTCACCTTCCTCGCCGCGGCCGTCGGCGGCCTGGTTGGCGCGAACGCGGTGCAGGACCAGAGCGGGCTACTGACGGTCACGATCCTCGGGGTGTACGTCGGCAACCGGCCCGATCTGCACGTGGAGCATGTCGCCGAGTTCAAGGAGCACCTGCAGGTCTTGTTCGTCGGCGGGCTGTTCGTCGTGCTCGCCGGGCGGATCAGTCCGAGGCAGATCCTGGACGTGGCGCCGCAGGCACTGCTGTTCGTGCTGGTCCTCATCGTGGTGGTCCGACCGGTCAGCGTCCTCATCGGTCTGTGGGGCACGAAGGTCACCCGGTCCGAACGGATCCTGCTGGCCTGCATGGCGCCGCGCGGGATCGTCGCCGCCGCGGTGAGCAGCATCTTCGCGCTCGCGATCGCCTCCGCCGCCCATGACCGTCCCGGCCTGCGGACCCTTGCGGGCCAGGCCGACCGGCTGGTCCCGGTGGTCTTCGTCGTCGTGGTGTGCACGGTCGCGATCTACGGGTTCGGGGTGGGCCGCCTCGCGGAACGACTCGGCCTCGCCAGCCCGTCGCCCCAGGGCGCCTTGTTCGTCGGCGACCAGGACTGGGTGGTGCAAGCGGCGCGGGTCCTCGACGAGGGCGGCATCCATACGCTGGTGGTGTCCCGGCACTACCGGTCGCTGGCCGGAGCCCGCATGTCGGGCCTGCCCACGGTGACGGCGAACATCTTGAGCGACTACGCGGTCAAGGACATGGAGCTGGCCGGGATCGGGACGCTGATCGCCTGCACACCGGAGGAGGAGGTCAACGCCACCGCGGCGCGCGAGTTCGCGCACGTGCTCGGGCGGGCCCACGTCTACCAGCTGCGACGCGACCAGACCGAGGATCGGTCGGGCGACCAACGCAAGGCGGAGGCTCGGCACCTGTCTGCGCGGTTCCCCTTCCGTCCCGCCCTCTCGGAGCCCGAGCTCGAGGAGCGGGTCGCTGCCGGGATGACCGTGAAGCGGACCAGGCTGTCGGAGGCGTTCACCCTCGACGACTTCCTGGCCAGGTACGGCGAGCAGACCGTGCTGATGTTCGCCGTCAAGGGGGATCAGCTCGAGGTGCTGCACGAGGGCAGCAAGCCCCCGCAGACCGGGGTCAGCGTGGTGGCCCTGGTCCACGACCGTAAGGACGAGGCAGCCGGAGCGGGCTGA
- the coaE gene encoding dephospho-CoA kinase has protein sequence MRVGLTGGIASGKSTVSALLTELGAVVIDADALAREVVAAGTPGLAAVVEEFGPALLRPDGELDRPAMASLVFADTEARRRLEAIVHPLVFERIVELEASAPADGVVVHDIPLLAESGRATGSDRGGFDAVIVMDVPEEVQVARMVADRGWTEAEARSRIAAQADREQRNALATYLIDNTGTLEDLRARVTEVYRALTSSGGTDA, from the coding sequence ATGCGAGTGGGCCTGACCGGCGGGATCGCGTCGGGCAAGAGCACGGTGTCCGCGCTGCTGACCGAGCTCGGTGCCGTCGTCATCGACGCCGACGCGTTGGCGCGCGAGGTGGTAGCCGCCGGCACGCCGGGGCTGGCCGCCGTCGTCGAGGAGTTCGGGCCGGCTCTGCTACGACCTGACGGCGAGCTGGACCGTCCGGCGATGGCTTCGCTGGTGTTCGCCGACACCGAGGCGAGACGGCGACTCGAGGCGATAGTGCATCCGCTGGTCTTCGAGCGGATCGTCGAGCTCGAGGCATCCGCACCGGCCGACGGCGTGGTCGTTCACGACATCCCGTTGCTCGCCGAGTCCGGCCGCGCCACCGGATCGGATCGAGGGGGCTTCGACGCGGTGATCGTGATGGACGTGCCCGAGGAGGTCCAGGTAGCCCGCATGGTCGCCGACCGCGGCTGGACCGAGGCTGAGGCGCGCTCCAGGATCGCTGCGCAGGCCGATCGGGAGCAGCGCAACGCGCTGGCGACGTACCTCATCGACAACACCGGCACCCTCGAGGACCTGCGAGCCCGGGTAACGGAGGTCTACCGCGCGCTCACCAGCAGCGGTGGCACCGACGCCTGA
- a CDS encoding sigma-70 family RNA polymerase sigma factor, with protein sequence MYLDEIARTPLLDAITEVELSKTIEAGLFAQALLDEGRVGRKKGGAPKYATEDELRWMAEEGERAMQQFINANLRLVVSIARKYGRSAMPMLDLIQEGNTGLIRAVEKFDYAKGYKFSTYATWWVRQAITRGIAQQARVVRLPVHVVEELNQVGSARRLLERQLGRDPEPAEIAEELGMDVDRVIDLMGWGRDHVSLDTPIDEDGDTSLGDLIAQENSPGPDLTVLDVEARDRLLSLVGHLDERSADIIRSRYGLVDGRQHKLADIGTRHGISAERVRQLEREAIAKLRRLADPDLAA encoded by the coding sequence ATGTACCTCGACGAGATCGCCCGTACCCCCCTGCTCGACGCGATCACCGAGGTGGAGCTCTCCAAGACCATCGAGGCTGGCCTCTTCGCCCAGGCGCTGCTCGACGAGGGCCGCGTCGGACGCAAGAAGGGCGGCGCCCCCAAGTACGCGACCGAGGACGAGTTGCGCTGGATGGCCGAGGAAGGCGAGCGCGCCATGCAGCAGTTCATCAATGCGAACCTCCGGCTCGTGGTGTCGATCGCCCGCAAGTACGGTCGCAGCGCGATGCCGATGCTCGACCTGATCCAGGAGGGCAACACCGGCCTGATCCGCGCCGTCGAGAAGTTCGACTACGCCAAGGGCTACAAGTTCTCGACCTACGCCACCTGGTGGGTGCGGCAGGCCATCACCCGCGGTATCGCCCAGCAGGCACGTGTCGTCCGGCTGCCCGTGCACGTGGTCGAGGAGCTGAACCAGGTCGGCTCGGCCCGACGGCTGCTCGAGCGCCAGCTCGGCCGGGACCCCGAGCCCGCGGAGATCGCCGAGGAGCTGGGCATGGACGTCGACCGGGTGATCGACCTGATGGGCTGGGGCCGCGACCATGTCAGCCTGGACACCCCCATCGACGAGGACGGCGACACCTCACTCGGCGACCTGATCGCCCAGGAGAACTCCCCCGGTCCCGACCTCACGGTGCTGGACGTGGAGGCGCGCGACCGGCTGTTGTCCCTGGTCGGGCACCTCGACGAGCGCTCGGCGGACATCATCCGGTCCCGCTACGGCCTGGTCGACGGTCGCCAGCACAAGCTGGCCGACATCGGCACCCGGCACGGCATCTCCGCAGAGCGGGTCCGCCAGTTGGAGCGCGAGGCGATCGCGAAGCTGCGCCGACTCGCCGACCCCGACCTGGCGGCCTGA
- a CDS encoding DNA polymerase IV, producing the protein MRAEASILHVDLDAFFAAVEQRDKPSLRGKPVVVGGVGGRGVVATASYEARKYGVHSAMPTSEARRRCPHAAFLSGRFEAYRDSSRRVMEVLRSMSPLVEPLSLDEAFVDLAAADLADLTVATVSRVGRELKQRLYDATRGLTSSVGIGTSKLVAKIASDLDKPDGLVVVAPGMERELLGPMAVTVIPGVGPATTERLRRIGVHTVGDLEQISEEELVRVLGRAHGRGLHLLARAEDDRPVTASREAKSISVEDTYETDHVDRRLLEALLDRQAAKVTERLGRAGLSGRTITLKVRLHDFSTHTRSTTLPAPTDDARTVSRLARALLGEVDTSGGVRLLGVGVSGLADWIQDDLFTAEDPDPAPDDAGDVVDTSAAADVIATRRRTGWHPGMDVVHDEHGPGWVWGSGKGVVTVRFETAETGPGPVRSFPADDPALRAPVLADDS; encoded by the coding sequence GTGCGTGCCGAGGCGTCCATCCTGCATGTCGACCTCGATGCCTTCTTCGCCGCGGTCGAGCAGCGCGACAAGCCGTCCCTGCGCGGCAAGCCGGTCGTCGTCGGGGGCGTCGGCGGTCGTGGAGTCGTGGCCACCGCGTCGTACGAGGCGCGCAAGTACGGCGTGCACTCGGCGATGCCCACCTCGGAGGCGCGGCGCCGATGCCCGCACGCGGCCTTCCTCTCCGGCAGATTCGAGGCCTATCGGGACAGCAGCCGGCGGGTGATGGAGGTTCTCCGCTCGATGAGCCCGCTGGTCGAGCCGCTCTCCCTGGACGAGGCCTTCGTCGACCTCGCCGCGGCCGACCTCGCTGATCTCACCGTCGCGACGGTCAGTCGGGTGGGCCGCGAGCTCAAGCAGCGGTTGTACGACGCCACCCGCGGGCTGACCAGCTCGGTGGGCATCGGCACCTCCAAGCTGGTCGCGAAGATCGCCAGCGACCTCGACAAGCCCGACGGACTGGTCGTGGTGGCACCAGGCATGGAGCGCGAGCTGCTCGGTCCGATGGCGGTCACCGTGATCCCGGGGGTCGGCCCTGCCACCACCGAGCGGCTGCGGCGCATCGGCGTGCACACGGTCGGTGACCTGGAGCAGATCAGCGAGGAGGAGCTGGTTCGCGTCCTGGGCCGCGCCCACGGCCGGGGCCTGCACCTGCTCGCTCGCGCCGAGGACGACCGGCCCGTGACGGCCTCCCGCGAGGCGAAGTCGATCAGCGTGGAGGACACCTACGAGACCGACCACGTCGATCGACGACTGCTCGAGGCGCTGCTGGACCGGCAGGCGGCCAAGGTCACCGAACGGCTCGGTCGTGCGGGGCTGTCCGGCCGCACCATCACCCTCAAGGTCCGGCTGCACGACTTCTCCACCCACACCCGGTCGACGACGCTGCCCGCGCCCACCGACGACGCACGCACGGTGTCCCGGTTGGCTCGTGCACTCCTCGGCGAGGTGGACACGTCGGGCGGAGTGCGGTTGCTGGGGGTCGGGGTCTCGGGCCTCGCCGACTGGATCCAGGACGACCTCTTCACCGCGGAGGACCCCGACCCGGCCCCGGACGATGCCGGCGACGTGGTGGATACGTCGGCGGCCGCCGACGTGATCGCGACCCGGCGTCGGACCGGCTGGCACCCGGGCATGGACGTCGTCCACGACGAGCACGGACCAGGGTGGGTGTGGGGCTCGGGCAAGGGAGTGGTCACCGTCCGGTTCGAGACGGCCGAGACGGGTCCCGGCCCGGTCCGGTCGTTCCCCGCCGACGACCCCGCGCTCCGGGCCCCCGTGCTCGCCGACGACTCATAA
- a CDS encoding DUF4192 domain-containing protein — MTNETYTARTAVDLIAIAPHALGFQPHDDVVLMAFGSPGGTFHARVDLLTGTDDQHQIAEMLVGAVVRNRGTGAAVLIYSTDAEVAAAQGRVLCDRLHAAGVDVIDVVRVEAERYFPALEDGAEGTAYDVTGHPFTTQRVFEGEVVERSREALADTLVGTDEDDREAVARAAEAIMAAGSAPGPVARDAQWLLACLRARLRRRGGLPLTAADAGRVLALCRSIPLRDLAWAEMTRDNAAACVDVWRDLVRRAPDELLPPAAALLGFAAWLAGDGALAWCALDRCTEVDPDYSLAQCIADLLLGAVPPTVWDEMCADGAG; from the coding sequence ATGACGAACGAGACCTACACCGCACGCACGGCCGTCGACCTGATCGCCATCGCTCCTCACGCGCTGGGCTTCCAACCGCATGACGACGTCGTGCTGATGGCCTTCGGGTCGCCCGGGGGCACGTTCCACGCGCGGGTCGACCTGCTCACGGGGACCGACGACCAGCACCAGATCGCCGAGATGCTCGTCGGCGCCGTGGTGCGCAACCGCGGGACCGGGGCGGCCGTGCTGATCTACTCGACCGATGCCGAGGTCGCGGCGGCCCAGGGGAGGGTGCTGTGCGACCGGTTGCACGCCGCGGGCGTCGACGTGATCGATGTGGTGCGGGTGGAGGCCGAGCGCTACTTCCCGGCGCTGGAGGACGGCGCAGAGGGCACGGCGTACGACGTCACGGGGCACCCGTTCACCACCCAGCGGGTCTTCGAGGGTGAGGTCGTGGAGCGTTCTCGTGAGGCGCTGGCCGACACGTTGGTCGGCACCGATGAGGACGACCGCGAGGCCGTCGCCCGGGCGGCCGAGGCGATCATGGCGGCGGGGTCCGCGCCCGGACCGGTCGCGCGCGATGCGCAGTGGCTGCTGGCCTGCCTGCGGGCCAGGCTTCGGCGTCGCGGCGGTCTGCCGCTCACGGCCGCCGACGCGGGCCGGGTGCTCGCCCTGTGCCGGTCGATCCCGCTCCGCGACCTGGCTTGGGCGGAGATGACCCGGGACAACGCCGCCGCGTGTGTCGACGTGTGGCGCGACCTGGTCCGGCGAGCCCCCGACGAGTTGTTGCCGCCCGCCGCCGCGCTGCTGGGGTTCGCGGCCTGGCTCGCTGGCGACGGTGCGCTGGCGTGGTGCGCTCTGGACCGATGCACGGAGGTGGACCCCGACTACTCGTTGGCGCAGTGCATCGCCGACCTGCTGCTCGGCGCCGTCCCGCCGACGGTGTGGGACGAGATGTGTGCCGACGGGGCCGGGTGA
- a CDS encoding glutamate-cysteine ligase family protein, which translates to MGRDVDLQEFSRADRTRYREKVRRCLDVLALMLRESRFDSEDPMTGLEIEFNLVDDEGRPALKNVEALSRIANPAFQTELGQFNLEINVPPRRLDENGAARFEETLRASLNDAERAANEVDAHLVMIGILPTLEAGHLGPATISPNPRYQLLSDQILAARGEDLLIDISGQERLRTTSESIMPEAACTSTQLHIQVSPDNFAAYWNASQSISAIQLALGANSPYLLGKELWHETRIPLFEQATDTRSEELKTQGVRPRVWFGERWINSIFDLFEENARYFPALLPITEDEDPVAVLEAGGTPALEELKLHNGTIYRWNRPIYDVVGDVPHLRVENRVLAAGPTVIDTMANAAFYFGVVRSLAESERPLWSRMSFSAAEENFHAAARWGIDSRVYWPGIGEVSSTELVLRRLLPMAREGLATWGVDAAEADRLLEVIERRCVVGQNGASWFAGRVHEREATGVDRGEAVRRTLLDYLDRMHANAPVHEWDRPVETG; encoded by the coding sequence ATGGGACGCGACGTCGACCTCCAGGAGTTCAGCCGCGCCGACCGGACGCGCTACCGAGAGAAGGTGCGTCGCTGCCTCGACGTGCTGGCGCTGATGCTGCGGGAGTCCCGCTTCGACTCCGAGGACCCCATGACGGGGCTCGAGATCGAGTTCAACCTCGTCGACGACGAGGGCCGGCCGGCGTTGAAGAACGTCGAGGCGCTGAGTCGGATCGCCAACCCCGCCTTCCAGACCGAGCTCGGGCAGTTCAACCTCGAGATCAACGTCCCGCCGCGGCGGCTGGACGAGAACGGCGCGGCCCGGTTCGAGGAGACGTTGCGCGCCAGCCTCAACGACGCGGAACGGGCCGCGAACGAGGTCGACGCCCATCTGGTGATGATCGGCATCCTCCCGACACTCGAGGCCGGACACCTCGGGCCCGCCACGATCAGCCCCAATCCCCGCTACCAGCTGCTCAGCGACCAGATCCTGGCCGCGCGCGGCGAGGACCTGCTCATCGACATCTCCGGGCAGGAGCGGTTGCGCACGACCTCCGAGTCGATCATGCCTGAGGCCGCGTGCACCAGCACCCAACTGCACATCCAGGTGAGCCCGGACAACTTCGCGGCCTACTGGAACGCCTCGCAGTCGATCTCTGCCATCCAGCTCGCCCTGGGCGCCAACTCGCCGTACCTGCTCGGCAAGGAGCTGTGGCACGAGACCCGGATCCCGCTGTTCGAGCAGGCCACCGACACCCGGAGCGAGGAGCTCAAGACCCAAGGGGTGCGGCCGCGCGTCTGGTTCGGCGAGCGTTGGATCAACTCGATCTTCGACCTCTTCGAGGAGAATGCCCGCTACTTCCCGGCCCTGCTGCCGATCACCGAGGACGAGGACCCTGTCGCGGTCCTGGAGGCAGGTGGCACGCCGGCCCTGGAGGAGCTCAAGCTGCACAACGGCACCATCTATCGGTGGAACCGACCGATCTACGACGTGGTCGGCGACGTGCCGCACCTCCGGGTCGAGAACCGGGTGCTCGCGGCCGGTCCCACGGTCATCGACACGATGGCCAACGCCGCGTTCTATTTCGGCGTGGTGCGGTCCCTCGCGGAGAGCGAGCGGCCGCTGTGGTCCCGGATGTCGTTCTCGGCGGCCGAGGAGAACTTCCACGCCGCCGCCCGGTGGGGAATCGACTCTCGGGTCTACTGGCCCGGCATCGGGGAGGTCTCCAGCACCGAGCTGGTACTGCGCAGGCTGCTGCCGATGGCTCGCGAGGGGCTTGCGACCTGGGGCGTCGACGCAGCGGAGGCCGACCGGCTGCTCGAGGTGATCGAGCGCCGCTGCGTGGTCGGGCAGAACGGTGCCTCCTGGTTCGCCGGCCGGGTCCACGAGCGTGAGGCGACCGGCGTCGACCGCGGAGAGGCGGTCCGCCGGACGCTGCTCGACTACCTCGACCGGATGCACGCCAACGCTCCGGTGCATGAGTGGGACCGGCCGGTCGAGACAGGCTAG
- a CDS encoding RNA polymerase sigma factor, with protein sequence MSASSSPAGKTAKKATAAPNTAKKPAAKPAAKKAPVAKKIAPGTAEALQATAQVIGPDGKPVLADVPDEQFEADVKADPTIEEDEKKASFIVSAADDTDEPEQQVMVAGATADPVKDYLKQIGKVPLLNAEMEVELAKRIEAGLFSEEKLAKGGKISPKMLEELEWIAADGRRAKNHLLEANLRLVVSLAKRYTGRGMLFLDLIQEGNLGLIRAVEKFDYTKGYKFSTYATWWIRQAITRAMADQARTIRIPVHMVEVINKLARVQRQMLQDLGREPTPEELAKELDMTPEKVVEVQKYGREPISLHTPLGEDGDSEFGDLIEDSEAIVPADAVSFTLLQEQLHAVLDTLSDREAGVVSMRFGLTDGQPKTLDEIGKVYGVTRERIRQIESKTMSKLRHPSRSQVLRDYLD encoded by the coding sequence GTGTCCGCGAGCTCATCCCCTGCCGGAAAGACGGCCAAGAAGGCGACGGCGGCGCCGAACACCGCGAAGAAGCCCGCCGCCAAGCCTGCGGCGAAGAAGGCGCCGGTCGCCAAGAAGATCGCCCCCGGCACTGCCGAGGCGCTGCAGGCGACCGCCCAGGTGATCGGCCCCGACGGCAAGCCGGTGCTGGCCGACGTCCCCGACGAGCAGTTCGAGGCCGACGTCAAGGCTGACCCGACGATCGAGGAGGACGAGAAGAAGGCGTCCTTCATCGTCTCCGCCGCCGACGACACCGACGAGCCCGAGCAGCAGGTGATGGTGGCCGGTGCCACCGCCGACCCGGTCAAGGACTACCTCAAGCAGATCGGCAAGGTGCCGCTGCTCAACGCCGAGATGGAGGTCGAGCTCGCCAAGCGGATCGAGGCCGGCCTGTTCAGCGAGGAGAAGCTCGCCAAGGGCGGCAAGATCTCGCCGAAGATGCTCGAAGAGCTCGAGTGGATCGCCGCCGACGGACGGCGCGCCAAGAACCATCTGCTGGAGGCCAACCTTCGCCTGGTTGTCTCCCTGGCCAAGCGCTACACAGGTCGCGGCATGCTCTTCCTCGACCTGATCCAGGAGGGCAACCTCGGCCTGATCCGTGCCGTGGAGAAGTTCGACTACACCAAGGGATACAAGTTCTCGACCTACGCCACCTGGTGGATCCGGCAGGCGATCACCCGGGCGATGGCCGACCAGGCTCGCACCATCCGCATCCCGGTGCACATGGTCGAGGTGATCAACAAGCTCGCCCGAGTCCAGCGGCAGATGCTCCAGGACCTCGGTCGCGAGCCCACGCCGGAGGAGCTCGCCAAGGAGCTCGACATGACCCCGGAGAAGGTCGTGGAGGTGCAGAAGTACGGCCGCGAGCCGATCTCCCTGCACACCCCTCTTGGTGAGGACGGCGACTCCGAGTTCGGCGACCTGATCGAGGACTCCGAGGCGATCGTCCCGGCCGACGCGGTGAGCTTCACGCTGCTGCAAGAACAGCTGCACGCCGTGCTCGACACGCTGTCGGACCGTGAGGCCGGGGTGGTGTCGATGCGGTTCGGCCTCACCGACGGACAGCCGAAGACCCTCGACGAGATCGGCAAGGTGTACGGCGTGACCCGCGAGCGGATCCGCCAGATCGAGTCGAAGACGATGTCGAAGCTGCGTCACCCCAGCCGTTCACAGGTGCTGCGCGACTATCTCGACTAG
- a CDS encoding FAD-binding protein, producing MTDSPARFDLVVVGSGGGAMTAAHLAQKRGLSTVVVEKTALLGGTSAYSGGSCWLPGSQVQQRAGLTDSTESARSYLDAVLADPDPIKIDAFLATAPGLVAALEDDPTMEFEWSPFPEYFDAPGRVGGGRSIQPVKVRRSDLPDVVAALVRPPIERDRAGERGRNTLSGGQALIARLLWAFTRDGGTVLTGHCMDRLVVEDDRVVGVEAVSESGRVRIDGRCGVLLAAGGFEHNQPWRSQYGVPGDSRWSMAPAGTNTGEPIAAACEIGAATDLLDQGWFCPGLVQPDGSGSFTLGFRGGLMVDQTGHRYANECLPYDRFGREMARSADRVPSWFVFDDREAGRLPAIAMPEGDPEAHLAGGTWVRADALEELADVLGLPDLPATVARFNDFATTGVDEDFGRGGDEYDTFFAGGDGPNTALTPIDRPPYYAAQFVLSDLGTKGGLVTDAAARVLDDQSRPIAGLYATSNGAASVFGAVYPGPGAPLGSAMVFGALAVEDLAPPG from the coding sequence ATGACCGACTCCCCCGCCCGCTTCGACCTCGTCGTGGTGGGCTCCGGTGGGGGCGCCATGACCGCGGCGCACCTTGCCCAGAAGCGCGGCCTGTCCACCGTGGTGGTCGAGAAGACCGCACTGCTCGGCGGGACGTCGGCGTACTCCGGCGGCTCCTGCTGGCTGCCCGGCTCGCAGGTCCAGCAGCGTGCCGGCCTGACCGACTCCACCGAGTCGGCGCGCAGCTATCTCGACGCGGTGCTCGCAGACCCCGACCCGATCAAGATCGACGCCTTCCTTGCCACGGCCCCCGGCCTCGTCGCCGCGCTCGAGGACGATCCCACGATGGAGTTCGAGTGGTCGCCGTTCCCGGAGTACTTCGACGCGCCGGGGCGCGTCGGCGGGGGACGCTCCATCCAACCGGTGAAGGTCAGGCGCTCCGACCTGCCCGACGTCGTCGCTGCCCTGGTCCGGCCGCCGATCGAGCGTGATCGCGCTGGAGAGCGCGGCCGCAACACCCTCAGCGGCGGCCAGGCGCTGATCGCCCGGCTGCTGTGGGCCTTCACCCGGGACGGCGGCACCGTGCTGACCGGCCACTGCATGGACCGGCTCGTCGTCGAGGACGACCGCGTGGTCGGGGTCGAGGCGGTCAGTGAGTCGGGCAGGGTCCGGATCGACGGCCGGTGCGGCGTCCTGCTGGCGGCCGGCGGGTTCGAGCACAACCAGCCGTGGCGCAGCCAGTACGGCGTGCCCGGCGACTCGCGCTGGTCGATGGCTCCCGCCGGCACCAACACCGGCGAGCCGATCGCCGCGGCCTGCGAGATCGGAGCCGCGACCGATCTGCTCGACCAGGGCTGGTTCTGCCCCGGTCTGGTGCAGCCCGATGGCTCTGGGAGCTTCACTTTGGGCTTCCGCGGCGGGCTGATGGTGGACCAGACCGGGCACCGCTACGCCAACGAGTGCCTGCCCTACGACCGGTTCGGCCGTGAGATGGCGAGGTCGGCGGACCGGGTGCCGTCGTGGTTCGTCTTCGACGACCGCGAGGCCGGCCGACTTCCCGCGATCGCGATGCCCGAGGGCGACCCCGAGGCGCACCTCGCCGGCGGCACCTGGGTGCGTGCGGACGCGCTCGAGGAGCTCGCAGACGTGCTCGGGCTGCCCGACCTGCCGGCCACGGTGGCCCGGTTCAACGACTTCGCGACCACCGGCGTCGACGAGGACTTCGGGCGCGGGGGCGACGAGTACGACACGTTCTTCGCCGGCGGCGACGGGCCCAACACGGCACTGACCCCCATCGACCGGCCGCCGTACTATGCCGCGCAGTTCGTGCTCTCGGACCTGGGCACCAAGGGCGGCCTGGTCACCGACGCCGCGGCCCGGGTGCTCGATGACCAGAGCCGGCCGATCGCCGGGCTCTACGCGACGAGCAACGGTGCAGCCTCGGTGTTCGGAGCCGTCTACCCGGGGCCGGGTGCGCCGCTGGGCAGCGCGATGGTGTTCGGCGCGCTGGCCGTCGAGGACCTGGCTCCGCCAGGGTGA
- a CDS encoding type 1 glutamine amidotransferase encodes MSKILVVQHQSDCPPGWFGDWLLEEGCQLDVRRPDRGEPVGATPQHVGVVVLGGSPNAHDDESAPWLAAVRALCADALAREVPLLGICLGHQLLAVSVGGRSVRNPDGQQIGVLPMGWTETAGADPLLASLPAVAVQWNHDIVVGLPESVQVLARAAGGEVQAARFGPTAWGLQCHPEAGAQICAAWAEHDRGEYAARGEDVSAYVDGVRVAEVALADAWRPVATAFSRLVRSRS; translated from the coding sequence ATGAGCAAGATCCTGGTCGTCCAGCACCAGTCGGACTGCCCGCCGGGGTGGTTCGGCGACTGGCTGCTCGAGGAGGGCTGCCAGCTCGACGTACGCCGTCCGGACCGCGGGGAGCCGGTCGGCGCCACGCCTCAGCACGTCGGTGTCGTCGTCCTGGGCGGGTCGCCGAACGCCCACGACGACGAGTCGGCTCCCTGGCTAGCGGCGGTGCGCGCGCTGTGTGCCGATGCGCTGGCTCGGGAGGTGCCGCTGTTGGGGATCTGCTTGGGTCATCAGCTGCTCGCCGTCAGCGTCGGCGGACGTTCGGTCCGCAATCCCGACGGCCAGCAGATCGGAGTGCTGCCCATGGGTTGGACCGAGACCGCTGGTGCCGATCCGCTCCTCGCCTCGCTTCCGGCGGTGGCGGTGCAGTGGAACCACGACATCGTCGTGGGCCTGCCCGAGTCGGTGCAGGTGCTCGCGCGAGCAGCCGGGGGAGAGGTGCAGGCTGCCCGGTTCGGCCCGACCGCATGGGGCCTGCAGTGCCATCCCGAGGCCGGCGCCCAGATCTGCGCGGCCTGGGCCGAGCACGATCGTGGGGAGTATGCGGCCCGCGGCGAGGACGTGTCGGCCTACGTCGACGGGGTGCGGGTCGCCGAGGTCGCCCTGGCCGATGCCTGGCGACCGGTGGCGACGGCGTTCAGTCGGCTGGTCCGGTCCCGGAGTTGA